In Mastigocladopsis repens PCC 10914, a single window of DNA contains:
- the cas1 gene encoding CRISPR-associated endonuclease Cas1, with protein MLTDDEKQSVSEAIPKLESGNENIAYVRNIATLHQPFLAEIETELPPQSEEDNSISQKNIWHQEMAAIYLIEQGTNIYKDYQRFIIHVSEKPKLEVPIREVQQILVFGNIQLSTPVIQACLQQEIPVLFLSQSGQYHGHLWSEESTNLDNQLIQIERRNDDSFQFQVSKAIVFGKLMNSKQLLLRFNRKRKVTEVEKAIFGISQDIDSLDLVSNLDALRGYEGIAAARYFPAFGQLMTNSKFEFSLRNRQPPTDPVNSLLSFGYTLLFNNVLSFLIAEGLSPYLGNFHYGEKQKPYLAFDLMEEMRSVIVDSLVLNIINHSLLKPQDFDIVPSTGGVYLNQSARRVFLKQFETRMNEEVSHPDLQSQITYRHAIQLQVRRYKRCLLSGVPYEPFLRAV; from the coding sequence ATGCTTACAGATGACGAGAAGCAGAGTGTCTCTGAAGCTATTCCTAAGCTGGAGTCGGGGAACGAAAATATCGCGTATGTGAGAAATATTGCGACCCTACATCAACCCTTTCTTGCAGAAATAGAGACAGAATTACCTCCTCAAAGTGAAGAGGATAACAGTATTTCTCAAAAAAATATTTGGCATCAAGAAATGGCAGCTATCTATCTCATTGAACAAGGCACAAATATCTATAAAGACTACCAACGCTTTATTATTCATGTTTCAGAAAAACCTAAACTTGAAGTCCCAATTCGAGAAGTGCAGCAAATTCTCGTTTTTGGCAACATTCAATTATCAACACCCGTGATTCAAGCTTGTTTACAACAAGAAATTCCTGTATTATTCCTCAGTCAAAGTGGTCAATATCACGGTCATTTATGGAGCGAAGAATCAACGAATTTAGATAATCAATTAATCCAAATTGAGAGACGCAATGACGATAGCTTTCAATTTCAGGTCTCGAAAGCAATTGTTTTCGGTAAATTGATGAATTCCAAACAGCTATTATTGCGATTTAATCGCAAGCGTAAAGTCACAGAAGTAGAAAAAGCTATTTTTGGAATTAGTCAAGATATCGACTCGTTGGATTTAGTCTCTAATTTAGATGCGTTACGTGGTTATGAAGGGATAGCTGCTGCGAGATATTTTCCGGCTTTTGGTCAGTTAATGACTAATTCTAAATTTGAATTTTCTCTGCGTAACCGTCAACCACCCACAGACCCAGTCAATTCTTTATTGAGTTTTGGTTACACGCTGTTATTTAACAATGTTTTAAGTTTTCTTATTGCTGAAGGACTTTCTCCTTATTTGGGGAATTTTCACTATGGGGAAAAGCAAAAACCTTATTTAGCCTTTGATTTAATGGAGGAGATGAGGTCGGTTATTGTTGATAGTTTGGTCTTAAATATTATTAATCATTCTTTACTCAAACCACAAGATTTTGACATAGTTCCTAGCACGGGAGGAGTCTATTTAAATCAGTCAGCAAGACGAGTCTTTCTTAAACAATTTGAAACCCGGATGAATGAAGAGGTCTCTCATCCAGATTTGCAATCTCAAATAACTTATCGCCATGCAATTCAATTACAAGTAAGACGATATAAACGGTGTTTGTTGTCGGGGGTTCCCTATGAACCTTTTTTAAGAGCCGTGTAA
- the cas2 gene encoding CRISPR-associated endonuclease Cas2 gives MLVLVVYDIPDDKRRTKLSNFLEGYGRRVQLSVFECFLSLEEMRELYAKVKKLVKPVEDNVRFYWISQEAVSRVLTIGGETPQPPPKYYVI, from the coding sequence ATGCTGGTGCTTGTTGTGTATGATATTCCTGATGATAAAAGGCGCACGAAGTTATCTAATTTTTTAGAGGGATATGGGCGAAGAGTCCAACTTTCTGTGTTTGAATGTTTTTTAAGTTTGGAGGAAATGCGAGAACTTTATGCAAAGGTGAAAAAGTTAGTGAAACCAGTGGAGGATAATGTGCGGTTTTACTGGATATCGCAAGAAGCAGTGTCGAGAGTGCTGACTATTGGTGGGGAAACACCTCAACCACCGCCAAAGTATTATGTCATCTAG
- a CDS encoding LabA-like NYN domain-containing protein, producing the protein MKRTQLFPITMVVSLACILTGTTSRQPLLRVLGEIAALGAISREILVKQHKLDANNQKQLTLLTKENSCLQAKLSDAQGELNKLEKKVKTQNTCQRLYLSKIDKLQHQQKVILGNIAQLEKLANQTAPKSENHLPISQKLSVKSLPDTQTSVTRVYIDGNNLSFALDSLHIEVDYNALRVELSQNATVTTFKYYTGVHSPISEGQKRFISYLERLRYEVIGLPILPRPDSNTVKTVGDDVKIAVDMLGEVKQQDRVILVSGDGDFRPALEEIQRRGAEVTVVAKKAMLSQQLLEIANDVIFLDDIQYKIAKYTKLNVA; encoded by the coding sequence ATGAAACGTACTCAATTATTCCCAATCACAATGGTTGTATCTCTAGCGTGCATCTTGACTGGAACTACTAGTAGACAACCTCTACTGAGAGTGTTGGGTGAAATAGCTGCATTGGGAGCTATTTCTAGAGAAATCTTAGTCAAGCAGCACAAATTAGATGCCAATAACCAGAAGCAATTAACTCTATTAACCAAAGAAAATAGCTGCCTGCAAGCGAAACTTTCTGACGCACAGGGTGAATTAAATAAACTTGAGAAAAAAGTCAAAACTCAAAATACCTGCCAGCGTCTTTATCTTTCTAAAATAGATAAACTGCAGCATCAACAAAAAGTCATTTTAGGAAATATTGCTCAACTTGAAAAGTTAGCAAATCAAACTGCTCCTAAATCTGAAAATCATCTACCAATTTCTCAAAAATTATCAGTGAAATCTCTTCCCGATACTCAAACATCGGTAACTCGTGTTTATATTGATGGCAATAATTTAAGTTTTGCTCTCGATAGCTTGCATATTGAAGTTGATTATAATGCCTTGCGGGTAGAACTTTCTCAAAATGCAACTGTTACCACTTTTAAATATTACACTGGTGTTCATTCACCCATAAGTGAAGGACAAAAACGTTTTATTAGTTATTTAGAACGTTTACGTTATGAAGTTATTGGACTTCCTATTTTACCTCGACCTGATAGCAATACTGTTAAAACTGTTGGTGATGATGTAAAAATTGCTGTTGATATGTTGGGAGAAGTGAAACAGCAAGATAGGGTGATTCTTGTGAGTGGTGATGGTGATTTTAGACCTGCTCTTGAGGAAATTCAACGACGTGGTGCAGAAGTAACCGTAGTTGCGAAAAAGGCTATGTTAAGCCAGCAGCTTTTAGAAATAGCCAATGATGTGATTTTTTTGGATGATATTCAATACAAAATTGCTAAGTATACTAAGTTGAATGTGGCGTGA
- a CDS encoding LabA-like NYN domain-containing protein translates to MILADGDNAFMAAQNFNRKINWHKVRDYLADPKEGRELLEMVIYLGLPPAKERFEEQRKNKEKFIYWARSNGFLVVTKEGKAKGDEYENNVDVVMAMDAIELALEIKPDIVVLVTGDSDFAYLAEKLRRRGIRVEVASVEQSLGSELKNSANSVVDLTEVFDKFDQHDTRQNYHRIGSSNVFDS, encoded by the coding sequence ATGATTCTTGCAGATGGTGATAACGCTTTTATGGCAGCACAAAATTTTAATCGCAAAATAAACTGGCATAAAGTGCGGGACTATTTAGCAGACCCAAAAGAGGGGAGAGAACTGCTAGAAATGGTAATTTATCTTGGTTTACCTCCCGCTAAAGAAAGGTTTGAAGAACAGCGAAAAAACAAAGAAAAATTTATCTACTGGGCAAGAAGTAATGGTTTTTTAGTTGTGACTAAAGAAGGTAAAGCTAAGGGAGATGAATACGAAAATAACGTTGATGTTGTGATGGCTATGGATGCTATTGAATTGGCTTTAGAAATTAAACCAGATATTGTTGTTTTGGTGACAGGAGATTCTGATTTTGCCTATTTAGCAGAAAAACTGAGAAGAAGGGGAATTCGGGTTGAGGTAGCTTCAGTTGAACAATCTCTAGGAAGTGAGTTAAAAAATTCGGCTAATAGTGTAGTGGATCTAACTGAGGTGTTTGATAAATTTGACCAGCATGATACCAGACAAAATTATCACCGCATTGGTAGTTCTAATGTCTTTGATTCATGA
- a CDS encoding DUF3810 family protein, translating to MNTVNGKLINQELNQLEELTQKTEKIIRRCENLESQVSAISRQDYTQYSQKVNQEVNTAKSYLQKLDKRIGFLEEVTSKQAKQLLVFKISSVIGLVGLWFMFSMNNQSGYDKNQPQKHTEFTKLNLTSIQQHCTRNKNNFLV from the coding sequence ATGAACACAGTAAATGGCAAGTTAATTAATCAAGAACTAAATCAGTTAGAAGAACTTACACAAAAAACTGAAAAAATAATTCGACGTTGCGAGAATTTAGAATCTCAGGTGAGTGCTATTAGCAGACAAGACTACACACAATACTCGCAAAAGGTAAACCAGGAGGTAAATACTGCCAAATCTTATCTACAAAAGCTTGATAAAAGAATTGGTTTTTTGGAGGAGGTGACATCAAAGCAAGCTAAACAATTGCTAGTTTTCAAGATTAGCAGTGTTATAGGGTTGGTAGGCTTGTGGTTTATGTTTAGCATGAATAATCAATCGGGATATGACAAAAATCAGCCTCAAAAACACACAGAATTCACAAAGCTAAACTTGACATCAATTCAACAACATTGTACTAGGAATAAAAACAATTTCCTGGTATAG
- a CDS encoding E2/UBC family protein, translated as MAVTISQDKFGFKPSTRIREELKLLEKVAKNVIVGSKTVGDIKYTAVLIKGMPLSSKKFTVSNTDILFLLPPDYPRLPPIGCYLNYPWNTVGEGDHHFTRQSYYGAPFLSEEGWYWYCVGLGGGFNHDVWLNSWRPSNNSEKGHNLATLFVTARHAINSED; from the coding sequence ATGGCAGTTACAATTAGCCAAGATAAATTTGGGTTTAAGCCGAGTACGAGAATCAGAGAAGAACTCAAGCTGTTAGAAAAAGTCGCCAAGAATGTAATTGTTGGTAGTAAGACAGTTGGCGATATAAAATATACGGCTGTTCTGATCAAGGGAATGCCTTTGTCTTCTAAAAAGTTCACGGTTTCTAACACAGATATTTTGTTTTTGTTACCACCAGATTACCCACGACTTCCTCCTATTGGTTGCTATCTAAATTACCCGTGGAATACGGTGGGAGAGGGAGACCATCACTTTACCAGGCAAAGTTACTATGGTGCGCCATTTTTAAGTGAAGAAGGATGGTATTGGTATTGTGTGGGATTGGGTGGAGGATTTAATCATGATGTATGGTTAAATTCTTGGAGACCTAGTAATAATTCTGAGAAAGGTCATAACCTTGCGACTTTGTTTGTAACAGCACGTCACGCGATTAATAGTGAGGATTGA
- a CDS encoding HesA/MoeB/ThiF family protein, with the protein MKKSTEISLHIPPKMWSEFQESMLKSRMSNEEVIGFFFCQRHQVSKCKIRYIPKTWVVPSSDCYEHQSTSGLVLKQHFHSYLLENHLLQGLNVVHIHTHAGRGMPNFSYIDDRYESKYARFIASGFPKKPRLISGVFDEGLQSCQFRMWDRKGRKFENVKFCHSLFEVQENRDVIKNTDLMFARQKIFGEANQKRLNGLKVALIGCGGIGSVFAELLGRLGVKNWVLIDPDKLETVNLNRMPGATQEMVEQQWHKVHYVKHLIKRIYREGSCVKAIPTSIESELAKQEIASCDLIVVATDNHLSRKVAQELALKYMRPLVCLGTHIDVKSDNTPRMYCRVTVPPLGGGWCLMCGNIINLQRAALESAPDEINQMATGAGYLEGVNDPAVFWLNSICASTGVGVIHGMVSGFLNVDSGIDWIYEFPGSDWRKVNTEYLRSDDCYFCGMESLEKVVQNPNSKSQDPNFIVW; encoded by the coding sequence ATGAAAAAATCTACTGAAATTTCTCTGCATATACCCCCAAAAATGTGGTCTGAGTTTCAGGAATCTATGCTCAAGTCTCGGATGTCTAACGAAGAAGTGATTGGTTTTTTCTTTTGTCAGCGGCATCAAGTTTCAAAATGCAAAATCCGGTACATTCCTAAAACTTGGGTTGTTCCTTCTTCTGACTGCTACGAACATCAATCTACCAGTGGATTGGTATTAAAACAGCATTTTCATTCATATCTACTGGAAAATCATCTTCTGCAAGGTTTAAATGTTGTTCACATTCATACTCATGCAGGTCGAGGTATGCCTAATTTTTCCTATATTGATGACCGCTATGAGTCGAAATATGCGCGGTTTATCGCGTCTGGTTTTCCCAAAAAACCTCGTTTGATTTCGGGGGTATTTGACGAGGGTTTACAATCTTGCCAATTTCGGATGTGGGATAGAAAAGGACGGAAGTTTGAGAATGTGAAATTCTGTCATTCATTGTTTGAAGTCCAAGAAAATAGAGATGTGATAAAGAACACAGATTTGATGTTTGCTAGACAAAAAATATTCGGGGAAGCTAATCAAAAGCGACTTAATGGACTCAAAGTAGCATTAATTGGTTGTGGTGGTATTGGTTCAGTTTTTGCAGAATTGTTGGGGCGTTTGGGCGTAAAGAACTGGGTATTAATCGATCCAGATAAATTGGAAACAGTTAATCTCAACCGGATGCCTGGTGCTACACAAGAAATGGTAGAGCAACAATGGCATAAAGTGCATTATGTCAAGCATCTTATCAAAAGAATTTATCGTGAAGGTTCTTGTGTCAAAGCCATACCAACCTCAATTGAAAGTGAATTAGCTAAACAAGAAATAGCAAGTTGTGATTTAATTGTGGTGGCAACAGACAATCACCTTTCTCGAAAAGTTGCTCAAGAGTTAGCGTTGAAATATATGCGTCCTTTGGTGTGTCTGGGTACCCACATAGATGTGAAATCAGACAATACACCGCGAATGTATTGCAGAGTTACCGTTCCTCCTCTGGGCGGTGGTTGGTGTTTGATGTGCGGTAATATTATCAACTTGCAACGCGCAGCTTTAGAGTCTGCACCCGATGAAATTAATCAAATGGCTACGGGTGCGGGTTATTTAGAAGGTGTGAATGATCCAGCAGTATTTTGGCTAAACAGTATCTGTGCGAGTACGGGTGTTGGTGTCATTCACGGAATGGTGAGCGGTTTTTTGAATGTAGATTCTGGTATTGACTGGATTTATGAGTTTCCCGGTAGCGATTGGCGCAAAGTCAATACCGAATATTTGCGGTCTGATGATTGTTATTTTTGTGGGATGGAGAGTTTGGAGAAAGTCGTTCAAAATCCAAATTCTAAAAGTCAAGATCCAAATTTTATTGTTTGGTAA